A region of Oncorhynchus masou masou isolate Uvic2021 chromosome 29, UVic_Omas_1.1, whole genome shotgun sequence DNA encodes the following proteins:
- the LOC135520356 gene encoding growth factor receptor-bound protein 10-like isoform X6, whose product MPSCSPDCCLLQAVEIINIFSEDGMGKVVEIPADMTARDLCQLLVYKSHCVDDNSWALVEHHPLLGLERCLEDHELVVQVQASMTSEGRFLFRKNYAKYEFFRNPLNFFPEHMVAWCQETNGAIPPSQLLQNFLNSSSCPEIQGFLYVKEMGRKSWKKLYVFLRRSGLYFSTKGTSKEPRHLQLLADLEDSNVFTVTTGKKLHSAPTDYEFCIKPNKRTELKELRMLCTEDEQSRTSWMTAFRLFKYGIVLYQNYKIPQQRKTLSHFSTPVRSVSENSLVAMDFSGRIGRVIDNPLEAQSAAMEEGYAWRKRSQRMNILGSPSPLHPCLLSSVIHRTQLWFHGRITREESHRMIHQQGQVDGLFLLRDSQSNPKAFVLTLCHHQKIKHFQILPCEEDGQIFFSLDDGSTKFTDLIQLVEFYQLNRGVLPCKLKHPCTLVAL is encoded by the exons ATGCCATCGTGTTCTCCAGACTGCTGCCTATTACAGGCCGTAGAG ATTATAAACATTTTCAGCGAGGACGGCATGGGGAAAGTAGTGGAAATCCCAGCCGACATGACTGCAAGAGATCTTTGCCAGCTCCTCGTGTACAAAAGCCATTGTGTGGACGACAACAGTTGGGCACTTGTTGAGCATCACCCTCTCCTCGGACTAG aGAGGTGCTTGGAGGACCATGAGCTAGTGGTACAAGTGCAGGCATCCATGACAAGCGAGGGCAGATTTCTGTTCAGGAAGAACTATGCCAAATATGAATTCTTCAGAAATCCCTTG AATTTCTTTCCCGAGCATATGGTTGCATGGTGCCAGGAAACAAATGGTGCAATCCCACCATCTCAACTTTTACAG aATTTCTTGAACTCCAGCAGTTGTCCTGAGATCCAGGGCTTTTTATACGTGAAAGAGATGGGCAGGAAATCCTGGAAGAAGCTATACGTGTTCCTTAGACGCTCAGGACTTTACTTTTCTACAAAAGGAACGTCAAAG GAGCCCAGGCATTTACAGTTACTAGCAGACCTGGAGGACAGCAATGTCttcacagtaacaacaggcaAGAAGCTACACAGTGCGCCAACAGACTACGAGTTCTGTATAAAG CCAAACAAGAGGACTGAGCTGAAAGAGTTGAGGATGTTGTGTACTGAAGACGAACAGAGCAGAACATCCTGGATGACAGCCTTCAGACTCTTCAAG TATGGAATAGTCCTCTATCAGAACTACAAGATTCCTCAGCAGAGAAAAACTCTGTCACACTTTTCAACACCAGTG CGGAGTGTGTCTGAGAATTCTCTGGTTGCCATGGATTTCTCAGGAAGGATAGGCAGGGTGATCGACAATCCCTTGGAGGCCCAGAGCGCTGCCATGGAGGAGGGTTATGCCTGGAGG AAGAGAAGTCAACGGATGAACATTCTAGGTAGTCCCAGTCCACTACATCCCTGTTTATTAAGCTCAG TTATTCACAGAACACAGCTGTGGTTCCATGGGCGGATAACGCGAGAAGAGTCCCATCGGATGATCCACCAACAAGGCCAGGTGGACGG GTTGTTTCTGTTGAGGGACAGTCAAAGCAACCCAAAGGCCTTTGTCCTCACACTGTGCCATCACCAGAAAATCAAGCATTTCCAGATCTTACCG TGTGAAGAGGACGGCCAGATCTTCTTCAGCCTTGACGACGGGTCCACCAAATTCACCGACCTGATCCAGCTGGTGGAGTTCTACCAGCTCAACAGAGGAGTCCTGCCTTGTAAACTCAAGCACCCCTGCACCCTCGTAGCCTTATGA